The following are encoded together in the Thermoanaerobaculia bacterium genome:
- a CDS encoding archease, whose translation MGNVIHLEQTADMRLRIEGSSLNDLFTTLSLELAREITVPPVHNSPHSTITFVVEGSDEEKAVQLAGELLYLLQVRGSLAQNVEVVPGIGSWQVVAEVIPHGGLSGEIKAATYNDIRFQQSEGRVFLEMTFDR comes from the coding sequence ATGGGGAACGTGATCCATCTGGAACAGACGGCCGATATGCGCCTTCGGATTGAAGGCTCATCCTTGAACGACCTGTTCACTACACTCTCCCTGGAATTAGCCCGTGAGATTACAGTACCTCCCGTGCACAATAGCCCCCATAGCACCATCACCTTCGTGGTCGAAGGATCCGATGAAGAAAAAGCGGTTCAGCTGGCCGGAGAACTCCTCTACCTTCTCCAGGTTCGGGGGTCCCTTGCGCAAAATGTGGAAGTGGTTCCCGGAATAGGATCGTGGCAGGTGGTTGCAGAGGTCATTCCCCATGGAGGTCTCTCGGGCGAGATTAAAGCTGCAACCTACAACGACATTCGTTTCCAGCAATCGGAAGGCCGGGTCTTTCTGGAAATGACCTTCGACCGGTAA
- a CDS encoding RNA polymerase sigma factor, giving the protein MSNPAISNRDLVERWYSDHRRSLYALCLAYLKNPQEAEEAVQETFIKALKKVSTFRGDSEPITWLRRIAVNVCLDRVRSVSWKWLRKQVPLESTIPASETPRPEIVHQLDQGLKQLSPQQRMVVVLRFYEDLSLEEIGTVTGLHTGTVKRHLYRALDRLRKIGGIS; this is encoded by the coding sequence TTGAGTAATCCGGCAATTTCCAACCGCGATCTCGTGGAGCGGTGGTATTCTGACCATCGCAGAAGCCTGTATGCGCTCTGCCTTGCCTATCTGAAAAATCCACAGGAAGCGGAGGAGGCTGTTCAGGAGACCTTTATCAAAGCCTTGAAGAAGGTCTCTACGTTTCGTGGAGATTCCGAACCCATCACATGGCTTCGAAGAATTGCTGTGAATGTCTGCCTTGACCGGGTTCGCAGCGTTTCCTGGAAGTGGCTTCGAAAACAGGTTCCTCTGGAATCGACCATTCCTGCGTCTGAGACCCCCCGACCTGAAATCGTCCACCAGCTGGATCAGGGTCTGAAACAGCTTTCCCCCCAACAGAGAATGGTCGTGGTTCTCCGATTTTATGAGGATCTTTCCCTGGAGGAAATTGGTACGGTTACCGGGCTCCATACAGGAACGGTAAAACGTCATCTTTATCGGGCTCTGGATCGTCTACGTAAGATAGGAGGTATATCATGA
- a CDS encoding phosphatase PAP2 family protein, with protein MANLLTTRLLRHIPRIYLIEVIALLHLLILQWLMAKANLTLPMENLWITGKLYLMTFLPPMVGAVVLGTVYSAFRGRGKAYLKRIFSMEWIVMTVRVLILSTLVSHTYCWLKLLIPLLNSASFDARLWNIDTVMGFGLSPNVFFLHLFSYPPVLKGLDALYINVFSITLLIGNAIFTALPSTRVRMAYATGSGYLWLVGGWLYLLMPSLGPCYAYPHVWESFTTFLPRSVVLQKALLDNYNRILGIPGGTIDAGIVLVHGIAAFPSLHVASQTFIAFWVRRYSLTLGFVLMVSVGLLWLGSIVTGWHYMVDSIVGLFLGWACFAVVWKTFKIPRWKRLISIL; from the coding sequence ATGGCTAATTTATTAACGACACGACTCTTACGGCATATCCCCCGAATCTATCTGATTGAAGTGATTGCCCTGCTTCATCTCCTGATCTTGCAGTGGCTGATGGCGAAGGCCAACCTTACTCTTCCCATGGAAAACCTCTGGATAACGGGAAAGCTTTACCTGATGACCTTTCTTCCACCCATGGTCGGCGCGGTCGTTCTCGGCACGGTCTATTCCGCCTTTCGAGGTCGCGGAAAGGCATACCTGAAGCGGATTTTCAGTATGGAGTGGATCGTCATGACGGTCCGGGTTCTGATTTTGAGCACCCTGGTCAGCCACACGTACTGCTGGCTCAAGCTTCTGATTCCTCTTCTCAACTCTGCCAGCTTTGATGCCAGGCTCTGGAATATCGACACCGTCATGGGGTTCGGACTCTCCCCCAATGTTTTTTTCCTTCACCTCTTTTCCTACCCGCCCGTCCTGAAGGGCCTCGACGCACTCTATATCAACGTATTCAGCATCACCCTTCTGATCGGCAACGCAATCTTCACGGCTCTGCCATCCACAAGGGTTCGCATGGCCTACGCGACGGGATCCGGGTATCTCTGGCTCGTGGGCGGATGGCTCTATCTCCTGATGCCCTCCCTGGGTCCCTGCTACGCGTATCCTCATGTCTGGGAGTCCTTTACCACCTTCCTGCCCCGAAGCGTAGTCCTCCAGAAAGCCCTGCTGGACAACTACAACCGAATATTGGGAATCCCCGGCGGCACGATCGACGCGGGAATCGTCCTGGTCCACGGCATCGCCGCATTCCCCAGTCTTCATGTAGCCTCCCAGACCTTTATCGCTTTCTGGGTTCGCCGCTACTCGCTGACGCTTGGCTTTGTTCTGATGGTTTCGGTCGGGTTACTCTGGCTTGGATCGATCGTCACAGGCTGGCATTACATGGTGGATTCAATTGTCGGATTGTTCCTGGGCTGGGCCTGTTTCGCGGTAGTCTGGAAAACTTTCAAAATCCCGCGCTGGAAGAGGCTGATATCCATCCTCTGA
- a CDS encoding leucyl aminopeptidase family protein produces MELHKLTKQSNPGAYAFLLAEGADFPDFPDLDPKLSSRIRNLIHSSGFSGKKAEALTIPARDKNDPYILLIGVGKERDLTLQDMDRRFSALLDSLKQISGKRVAVGFNLRLRRIPEEFVFGILLYRLLSSAYRYTAFIKRKPESAPRIFVLRPPAMRKAVFDRVRAEANLFYGGEHFARDLANAPANILSPESFAREVIKADRSGLWTFSLWDRARLEKETMTGTLAIGNSGGRPPCLLHGVLNPEGARRLVLIGKGVIFDSGGISIKPARGMEEMKFDKSGASAVAGLVPILPGLQLQCRVDILLPLAENLLDRHGARPGDILTFRDRTTVEILSTDAEGRLLLADALILAREWKPDLCIDVATLTGACSVALGSLAAGLFTNRDRYLRKIPQIGDRVGEWVWPMPLWKEHERELEGGHAMIKNTGSRYGGAIHAAAFLHRFIGNVPWFHLDIAGTAHTDHTRGRKGGATGWGVALLAKVTEAFDRSGL; encoded by the coding sequence ATGGAACTTCACAAACTGACAAAACAGTCAAATCCCGGGGCGTACGCATTCCTCCTTGCAGAGGGAGCAGACTTTCCAGATTTTCCTGATCTGGACCCGAAACTTTCTTCCAGGATCCGAAATCTGATTCACTCATCCGGATTTTCGGGGAAAAAGGCTGAGGCTTTAACGATCCCCGCGCGCGACAAAAACGATCCTTATATTCTCCTGATCGGTGTGGGAAAAGAGCGGGATCTCACCCTGCAGGACATGGATCGACGTTTTTCGGCCCTGTTGGATTCTCTGAAACAGATTTCTGGAAAAAGGGTCGCTGTGGGTTTTAACCTCCGTCTTCGAAGAATTCCCGAAGAATTTGTTTTCGGGATTCTCCTTTACCGACTCCTGTCGTCTGCGTACCGCTATACTGCGTTTATCAAAAGAAAGCCTGAATCAGCGCCTCGCATCTTTGTTCTTCGACCTCCCGCGATGAGAAAGGCTGTGTTTGACAGGGTTCGTGCTGAAGCTAACCTCTTCTACGGGGGGGAACATTTTGCTCGAGATCTTGCCAATGCTCCGGCCAACATCCTCTCCCCCGAGTCCTTTGCCCGGGAAGTGATCAAAGCAGACAGATCCGGTTTATGGACCTTTTCCCTCTGGGATCGTGCCAGACTGGAAAAAGAAACCATGACAGGGACTCTTGCGATCGGGAACTCTGGAGGACGGCCTCCCTGCCTTCTTCACGGAGTATTGAACCCGGAGGGAGCGAGGCGGCTTGTACTGATCGGCAAGGGTGTGATCTTCGACAGTGGCGGGATTTCCATCAAGCCCGCCCGGGGAATGGAGGAAATGAAATTCGATAAGAGCGGAGCCTCTGCAGTTGCCGGCCTCGTTCCCATTCTTCCCGGCCTCCAACTGCAGTGCCGGGTCGATATTCTTCTGCCCCTGGCGGAGAATCTTCTGGATCGGCATGGAGCAAGACCGGGAGATATCCTGACCTTTCGGGACCGCACGACCGTTGAAATCCTTTCTACCGATGCGGAAGGCCGACTGCTCCTCGCAGACGCTCTAATCCTGGCCAGGGAATGGAAGCCGGATCTTTGTATCGATGTGGCCACTCTCACAGGCGCCTGCTCTGTCGCCCTCGGGTCCCTGGCTGCGGGTCTGTTTACAAATAGGGATCGATATCTCAGGAAGATTCCGCAGATCGGGGATCGTGTGGGGGAATGGGTGTGGCCGATGCCGCTCTGGAAAGAGCATGAACGGGAACTGGAAGGGGGGCATGCCATGATAAAGAATACAGGCAGCCGCTATGGAGGAGCCATCCATGCCGCGGCATTCCTCCATCGGTTTATCGGAAATGTCCCCTGGTTCCATCTCGATATCGCCGGAACAGCCCATACCGACCATACCCGCGGGAGGAAGGGAGGCGCCACGGGCTGGGGGGTTGCGCTCCTGGCAAAAGTGACGGAAGCCTTTGACCGGTCAGGATTGTAG
- a CDS encoding secondary thiamine-phosphate synthase enzyme YjbQ: MNFQIQEISVPSKGFGDIIDLSTYVEAFSKEWEGKDGQLLVFVPGSTAAVTTIEFEAGAVEDLRTSIERLLPRTIQYNHDRRWGDGNGFSHVQAAWFGPSLLIPVSEGKPVLGTWQQIVLLDFDNRPRKRKVILQFSS; encoded by the coding sequence ATGAATTTCCAGATTCAGGAGATCTCTGTTCCCTCCAAAGGCTTCGGAGACATTATCGATCTGTCAACCTATGTCGAGGCATTTTCGAAGGAGTGGGAAGGGAAAGATGGGCAGCTGCTGGTCTTTGTCCCGGGTTCCACAGCTGCAGTCACAACGATCGAATTCGAAGCGGGAGCTGTTGAGGATCTTCGGACATCAATCGAGCGGCTGCTCCCCCGGACGATTCAATATAACCATGACAGGCGCTGGGGGGACGGAAACGGCTTTTCCCATGTCCAGGCGGCCTGGTTTGGTCCCTCTCTTTTGATTCCGGTCAGCGAGGGTAAGCCTGTCCTGGGTACCTGGCAGCAGATTGTCCTGCTCGATTTCGACAACCGCCCGAGAAAACGAAAAGTCATCCTCCAGTTTTCGAGCTGA
- a CDS encoding RtcB family protein: MEIQKVSENIWEMPATGDMRVPARIYASDHLMESIRNDQTLIQVRNVAELPGIVGHSLAMPDAHMGYGFSIGGVAAMDLEEGVLSPGGVGYDINCGVRIARTDLKMEDLRGRAGDLVRQLFSRIPTGVGSSGAIRKLSSRDLSDVLVQGAAWAVSRGYGTGEDLSFIEERGTYGGADPKALSSRALERGAPQLGTLGSGNHFLEISVVDEIFDDRVARVFGLEKDQICISVHSGSRGLGYQVCDDYLKTLGKALKTYGIQLPDRQLACVPFRSPEGKAYFSAMAAAANYAWANRQILMALAEETIMKTLGVSPRILNMSLLYDIAHNIVKVETHRVKGKERRLAVHRKGATRAFGPGRQEVPAAYRDVGQPVLLPGDMGTASYILVGTDRAMEEAFGSSAHGAGRVLSRSRAIQQASGRNIAGELEREGIQVLAAGKKTLLEEMPDAYKDVEEVARVTEEVGISRRVARLRPVGVIKG; the protein is encoded by the coding sequence ATGGAGATTCAAAAAGTTTCCGAAAATATCTGGGAGATGCCGGCGACGGGGGACATGCGGGTCCCTGCCCGGATCTACGCCAGTGATCACTTGATGGAGTCGATCCGGAATGATCAGACCCTGATCCAGGTCAGGAACGTTGCAGAGCTTCCGGGAATTGTGGGGCACTCCCTCGCCATGCCCGATGCGCACATGGGGTACGGCTTTTCCATTGGAGGCGTGGCGGCAATGGATCTCGAGGAGGGCGTACTCTCCCCGGGAGGCGTGGGTTATGACATCAACTGCGGGGTCCGGATTGCCCGAACTGACTTGAAGATGGAGGATCTTCGGGGCCGTGCGGGCGACCTGGTCCGTCAGCTCTTTTCCCGGATTCCTACCGGAGTTGGATCCTCGGGAGCCATACGAAAATTATCCTCCCGCGACCTGAGTGACGTGCTGGTTCAGGGAGCCGCCTGGGCCGTATCCCGGGGGTACGGAACGGGAGAGGACCTGTCCTTTATCGAGGAGAGGGGAACCTACGGAGGTGCTGATCCGAAAGCCCTTTCCTCCCGGGCCCTGGAACGTGGAGCTCCACAGCTGGGTACCCTTGGATCGGGGAACCATTTCCTGGAAATTTCTGTCGTGGATGAAATCTTTGACGACCGGGTGGCCCGTGTCTTTGGTCTGGAGAAGGACCAGATCTGCATATCCGTTCACAGCGGGAGCCGCGGGCTCGGTTACCAGGTTTGTGACGACTATCTGAAGACTCTCGGCAAAGCCCTGAAAACCTACGGTATTCAGCTTCCCGACCGTCAGCTTGCCTGTGTTCCCTTTCGATCTCCGGAAGGAAAGGCCTATTTCAGCGCCATGGCCGCAGCGGCCAACTATGCATGGGCGAACCGTCAGATCCTGATGGCACTGGCAGAGGAGACAATCATGAAGACTCTGGGGGTGTCTCCACGAATTCTCAATATGTCACTCCTCTACGACATCGCCCATAACATCGTGAAGGTGGAGACCCACCGGGTGAAAGGGAAGGAGCGCAGATTGGCCGTACACCGGAAAGGTGCAACACGGGCCTTCGGTCCGGGCCGGCAGGAAGTGCCGGCTGCCTATCGGGACGTGGGACAACCGGTACTGCTCCCCGGAGACATGGGAACCGCTTCTTACATTCTTGTGGGTACCGATCGTGCCATGGAGGAGGCCTTCGGGTCTTCCGCCCACGGAGCCGGGCGGGTTCTGTCCCGGAGTCGCGCGATTCAACAGGCATCCGGAAGAAATATTGCCGGAGAACTGGAACGGGAGGGAATCCAGGTGCTGGCTGCCGGGAAAAAGACGCTCCTGGAGGAAATGCCCGATGCCTACAAGGATGTCGAGGAAGTGGCCCGGGTTACGGAGGAGGTGGGGATCTCCAGAAGGGTGGCACGGCTTCGGCCTGTCGGCGTAATCAAAGGATAA
- a CDS encoding pentapeptide repeat-containing protein: MEGLRISGASLDRLRFSGCMLRDCHFNGTLFRRCTFERCTLEDFSLEECSLVKTAMDGGSFQSGKWSRVDAPGIRMDHVRLQQVSMEESSFRKARFANLAGSALSIVHCEMDRSLWDQCNLREVSITASSGHKVRFDFGSFTGVSIRDSNFSRSRWEGLTLSDGEITECVFHRAHLQDISLHRLNANQCDLRHLYALRIKAEAVTILTSQMEGAWAVAATLDGSVEPGDVILRDINLVLDDNGTVRSLE, encoded by the coding sequence ATGGAGGGACTGAGAATTTCAGGTGCCTCCCTGGATCGCCTTCGGTTCTCAGGGTGCATGTTGAGGGATTGCCATTTCAATGGGACACTCTTCAGGCGATGCACGTTTGAGCGCTGCACGTTAGAAGATTTCTCTTTAGAAGAATGCTCGCTTGTCAAGACAGCCATGGACGGAGGATCCTTTCAATCGGGGAAATGGAGTCGAGTGGATGCACCGGGTATCCGAATGGATCATGTGAGGCTGCAGCAGGTTTCCATGGAGGAAAGCAGCTTCCGGAAAGCCCGGTTTGCGAACCTGGCCGGTTCCGCACTCTCCATTGTCCACTGCGAAATGGATCGATCCTTATGGGATCAATGCAACCTCAGAGAGGTCTCCATAACGGCTTCCAGCGGGCACAAGGTTCGTTTTGACTTCGGATCATTCACAGGAGTTTCCATTCGGGATTCGAATTTTTCACGATCCCGATGGGAAGGTCTTACCCTTTCCGATGGAGAGATTACGGAGTGTGTATTTCACAGGGCTCACCTGCAGGACATCTCTCTTCATCGTTTGAATGCGAACCAGTGCGATTTGAGACATCTCTATGCCCTGCGAATCAAGGCAGAAGCGGTGACGATCCTGACCTCGCAAATGGAAGGAGCATGGGCCGTCGCAGCGACACTCGATGGAAGCGTGGAGCCCGGCGATGTCATCCTGAGGGATATCAATCTCGTCCTAGATGACAATGGAACAGTTCGAAGCCTTGAGTAA